ACACCCTGCTCGCCGGCGTCGAACCGGCCGTTCCCGTTGCGGTCGATCCACACCAGGTCGCCGAGGGTGAAGCCGGGCATGAGGACGTAGGGCTCGTTCGACAGCAGCGGCTGGTCCGGGACCGTGGCCGAGAAGATCATGGCGCGGTTCACGTAGAGGTTGTCCAGCACGTTGCTCGTCGACACGGCCGCCAGCCGCGCCCGAACACGGGACTGCACCGGCAGCGCGGCGGCGGACACGAACCGGACGGCGGTCACGTCGGCGAAGTCGGACACCTCGGCCGCAGTCAGCCACCGTCCGCCCGCAGCCGCGGGGTTCGCGTTCGTCGCGTGGCGGGGGTCGTGGCTCAGCGTGGCGGGAGCCGCGGTGGAGTAGTACCAGGTGCCGGCCACGGCGCCCGTGCCGCCGCGGAGGTACGTCGGCGCCGCGAGCGGCCCGACCAGGCGGGCGAGTCCCGTGTAGTCGGACGCGAGCCGGGCCCGCGCCGACCCGGACGCGGGGTCGCCGTCCCCGTTCCACGGCAGCACGTCGATGACGTCGGGGCTCTGGAACGAGATCACCGTCGAGGTGTTCCCCCACTCCAGCGACCACTCGTAGGTCTCTCCGCTCGCGACGAACGTCTTGTCGACGCTCTTGACGATGCCGAGCTGTCCGGCGCCGGCGATCTGCATCTGGGCCGTCGCCGTCGGCGCGTTCTCCGAGTTGTCGCCGAACGCCTGCACGTTGTTGCGGTGCAGGTCGCCGGGCTGCGCCAGCGTCGGCACCGTCGTGCAGACCTGGAGGAAGGGCTTCCCGCCGCCACCGGCGATCCAGTGCCGCGGTGCCGTCACGATCGCGACGTCGCCGAACCGGAAGGTCACGGTGTTCGCCACCGGGTCGTACGTCGCCGTCACCCCCGCAGGCAGCAGGTTCTGCGTGCAGGCGGCGTCGTAGAGGAGACCCGCGGGCAGGGAGTCGACCACCCGGACGTTGCGCATCGTGGAGTCGACCGTCGCCTGGTCGATCCACACCTGCAGGTTCCACCGGGCGGTGTCGCCCGGGAGGTACTGCGCCTGTTGGGCCGCCTTGGAGATGCCCAGCTGCATGCCGCGGAAGGGCACCTGCCGGGTGACGGTGCCCAGCGTGTCCGGGTTGCCCCGCTGGGTCCAGCCGCCGACGTTGGTGACCTGGACCCCGCTGGGAATGGCCTCCCCGGCGTTCGGTCCGCCGTTGTAGAAGCCGCGGGTGGTGAGCTGCGCCTCCAGCTGGAGCGAGAACGGGCCCGTCTGCACGTGGTCGGGGTCGATCGGGCGTACCCGGATCATGTTGACGGAGTCCTGCCAGTCCGGGCCGAACGCCGTCGGGCTGGTCTCCCACGGGCCGTCATGCTCATGACAGGCCGCCGCCGCGTCCTGGATCGACGTGAAGTCCGTGGGCGCCTGCGTGTGGGTCTCGTTGGGACCCTCGGCGTACTCGACGACGTAGTCCGCCGGGTCGATGGTTCCGCTGGAAACGAGGCGGGTGAAGGTGCCGGGCCCGTACCAGTCCACGTCGGCGAGGTAGAGCACCGAGACGTCGAAGACGTCGCACACGGTGAGGTCGGGGATCGAGACCCGGTCGTTGCTCGCGTTGGCGGCGACCGCCGTCCCCATCTGGCGCCCGGCCCAGGCGACGGTGGGGTTGAACGTCCACACCTTGCTTCCTGTGTACGTGCCGCAGTCACCGACCGTGGAGCGGATCGTCCACGTCCGGTCCACGACGTTGTTGCCGGTCGCGGTCGTCCCGTCCCAGCCGGGTTCGCGTCCGGTGCCGTTGATCGGGTCGCCGCCGGCCGTCCAGCCGTCCGTGCCGCGGGCCTCGTTGCGGATCCGGAAGGTGTCGGTCGGGCTCGCCAGGCACGGGTCCACCGCGATCGCGTCGGCGGGGATGAAGAACAGGGCCTGCATGAGTCCCTGGCGGTTGTCGATGCCGGTCTGGTTCGGGACGAAGTGGAACTCCCAGCCGTCGCTGGGCTGAAGACCGGTCTCGCAGGTCGTGGTGCCCCTCGACGGGAAGGAGGGGTTCGTGCGGCACTGGACGAGGTGCGCGTCGGGATGCGACGTCAGCACGTCGTGGAAGGTCACGTCGTCGACGAAGGGCGCCAGCACGGCACCGTTGGTCTCGGTGACGTTGAGGTTGTACCAGATCTCGTAGCCGACGACCTGCTGCCCGTCGATGGTCCGCGTCGTGTACGACGGGTTGGTGGCCGCCCCCTTGGCCAGGTCCCACTTCGGCTCGGTGAGGGCCTGCGAGCGGGTGACCAGGTTGTTGCCGGTCGCGGTCGCACCGTCCCAGCCGGGCTCGAAGCCCGTCCCGTAGTTGGGCTGGCCGCCCACCATGGTCCACCCGTCGGTGTCCTCGGCCCGGTTCTGCCAGTCCGAGACCCCGACGGGCCGGTCGTCGCCGGGCTGCCAGTCCGGGTCGACCGTCCGGTAGAGGTCCGCCTCGGGGACGAACACCCTCATCACGGTGAACCCCGCGTCACCTCCACCCGCGGTGGGGTTGTTGGGCCCGAGGCTGAGCTGCCAGCCGTCGGTGCCCGCGGCCTCGCGCAGCGGGCAGGTGAGCGTCCACGGCGAGCGGACGGCCGGGGTGTCGGAGAGGTTGTTCGGCCGGCAGCTGACGACGATCGCGTTGGGGAACTCGGTCATCCGGTCGGTGAACGTCACCGGCCAGTCCAGCTGTCCCCCGCCGGTGGCTCCCGCCATGTTGAGGATCGAGATCTGGTAGTCGGTGTAGAAGCCGCGCACGGCCTGGCCGCCGATGGTCTCGGTCGCGGGCACGAACGGGACGTAGCTGATCTTCCTGATGTCCCACTCGGCCTTGCCGGTCACCTCGACCGTCGGCCCCGCGACCGGGTCGGACGCGCCGGCGTCGCCCTGGCCCGCGTAGGCGCGGGCAGCGATGGTCGCATGGGAC
This genomic interval from Nocardioides kongjuensis contains the following:
- a CDS encoding SdrD B-like domain-containing protein translates to MTLAVLGLAVGLLAPGSALAGTGSAVSGVVWADTNRDGARQPAEPVRSGVTVELLASPGGAVTASTTTSASGAYSFANVPDGDYRVRVRAPGAFRFPAAASGANDFVREGQPAPGEPERGVSAPFAIAGATKVVGLDAGLQPIADVRIERLALPNACDGLAQTGTPPFDAANGPGLDTGTANCIIRTGDTVRQQYAVSLTGLPSGTSVPNVVVEMLVSSPDGAALQLAGPGPNGLPAGCLSAANGANPASGRTLNADGSITVTCNVGTMSSNVAALEITYRVTTSSAVPSHATIAARAYAGQGDAGASDPVAGPTVEVTGKAEWDIRKISYVPFVPATETIGGQAVRGFYTDYQISILNMAGATGGGQLDWPVTFTDRMTEFPNAIVVSCRPNNLSDTPAVRSPWTLTCPLREAAGTDGWQLSLGPNNPTAGGGDAGFTVMRVFVPEADLYRTVDPDWQPGDDRPVGVSDWQNRAEDTDGWTMVGGQPNYGTGFEPGWDGATATGNNLVTRSQALTEPKWDLAKGAATNPSYTTRTIDGQQVVGYEIWYNLNVTETNGAVLAPFVDDVTFHDVLTSHPDAHLVQCRTNPSFPSRGTTTCETGLQPSDGWEFHFVPNQTGIDNRQGLMQALFFIPADAIAVDPCLASPTDTFRIRNEARGTDGWTAGGDPINGTGREPGWDGTTATGNNVVDRTWTIRSTVGDCGTYTGSKVWTFNPTVAWAGRQMGTAVAANASNDRVSIPDLTVCDVFDVSVLYLADVDWYGPGTFTRLVSSGTIDPADYVVEYAEGPNETHTQAPTDFTSIQDAAAACHEHDGPWETSPTAFGPDWQDSVNMIRVRPIDPDHVQTGPFSLQLEAQLTTRGFYNGGPNAGEAIPSGVQVTNVGGWTQRGNPDTLGTVTRQVPFRGMQLGISKAAQQAQYLPGDTARWNLQVWIDQATVDSTMRNVRVVDSLPAGLLYDAACTQNLLPAGVTATYDPVANTVTFRFGDVAIVTAPRHWIAGGGGKPFLQVCTTVPTLAQPGDLHRNNVQAFGDNSENAPTATAQMQIAGAGQLGIVKSVDKTFVASGETYEWSLEWGNTSTVISFQSPDVIDVLPWNGDGDPASGSARARLASDYTGLARLVGPLAAPTYLRGGTGAVAGTWYYSTAAPATLSHDPRHATNANPAAAGGRWLTAAEVSDFADVTAVRFVSAAALPVQSRVRARLAAVSTSNVLDNLYVNRAMIFSATVPDQPLLSNEPYVLMPGFTLGDLVWIDRNGNGRFDAGEQGVPGVTVQVRDADGDVVATRTTDAEGRWSVAALPAGEYTVHVPASMFAPSGPLAGHVVRTVGSGDTLEPNETADDNNTAAADPATTGLTSTPVTLDYVHAGGRLVGGNGPLGDDVAGLSGELVPDSFTTFTVDLAVMPAPRIDIEKATNGQDADSPTGPFVAPGSPVTWTYVVTNTGGVELTDVTVTDDQVAASEIDCDDTGGNVVAGPLAPGESFTCVATGTAIEGQYANVGTVTALDPAQEEVTDEDPSHYLGAVPAVDIEKATNGVDADEAPGVSVTAGAVVEWTYVVTNTGNVPLTDLVVTDDREPASAIACNGTSSNVVPGPLAPGASFSCTARGSAVEGAYANVGTIVGQFTELEITVTDTDPSHYFGAKGATTPGIPITPVPSTPVPTTPLPHPTPGGTPHGGHHPAAGLPDTGAPDVTRGLIGGVLLTLLGLLLVVLGRRRRA